The Paenibacillus antri region AAATTAGTCGACAAAAAAACGCAAAGAAATCGCTCGTTTCGGTAAAATGGAAGTACGACCGAAGTGGAAATAGAAAACGGTCGGTCAGGAATAGAGCTGATCGACCGTTTTCTTGTTTTTCATTGAGGAACTATTCTCCGTTAGTGGATTTTAATCCACTTATGGGACAGCCCCTTCTCGTTTCCGGCTTCGCTACTCCTCTTTCGCGAGCGACCGCAGCCGCACCCAACGGGGACGGTAAATATCCGCGTCGACGGTGTGGGCGCTCCAATTCGTCGAATTGACGTTGTAGCTGATCAAGAGCTCGCCCGGCCGAGACAGATGCGGATGCGCCTTGGCGTTATACGTGATGACGTCCAGCCCTTCGAAGTCGGCCGGTTCCGGCGCGTAATAGACGTCCGTCATCGGGCCGAACGGCCCCGCGGGCGAATCGCCGACGCGGTACGCGACGTAATGGCTGAGCGTGTCGCGCTCGACGACGAGCAAGTACTTGCCCGCGAACGGGCCGTCCGCCGTCTCGGTAACGCTCAGCTCCGCCGACACGCCGTCCGCCAGCGGCGCCGCGTCGGCGATGTTCCGGCTCCAGCCCGCGCCGTCCCAGAACCGCCAAGCCTCGAAGTCCTCGATCGACTCGGGGCGGACGCGCGCGACGAGGAGACGCTTCGTCGTCGGCGTATTTTTATAGCCGTATACGTACAGGTAGCCATCGGGATTGGAGGCGCCGGACGCCTCCGTTAAATCCAAAATCGCCGCGCCGTACAGCGCCTCCCCGCCGCCGTCCGGGTAGACGTAACGCAGCGGCGTCTCCGTCTGCGTCTGCGCCTCCGGCAGCGGGCCTTCTTCCGTCAGCGGCAGCTTGATCAAGTGCACGCCCGACGTCTTGAACTGGAATCCGGGCGCGCCGTCCGGATCTTTCTCCATCAACAACGGGAAAAGGTAAACGCTCCCGTCGATCGTCACGCCGTCTTGCAGCCAATACCAGGATCCCTTGGGCGCGTTCGGCGTCTTCGGCGTGAACAGGCTCAGATCGGCGCTCTTCGGCGCGAACAGGAACGACAGGCTCGCCGGATCGGGTTCGCCGCCCCGGAGCGCCGCCATCGAGTTGTTCACCATGCCGGCCTGGACGCGCATCCGGCCGATCGGGTCGGCCGCGCCGACGAACGTATCGCTGAAGAAAAACAGCGTGCGCCCGTCCGCCGCGCCGCCGGGCGCGTCGCGTCCGTCGAGCGGAATCGAATAGACGCCGTCCGCGCCGGTCCAGCCCCGGTAGCTGCTGAACAGTCCGGTCCAGTCATGCGCCGGCTCGACCGCCAGCCCCTCCCCCGCGAAAAACCGCAGCTCGCTCAGCCCGTACCGACGGCTGCCGTCCTCCGCTTCCGCGCCCCAATTGCCGTCGGCCCCGGAGGCCGCGATGCGCACGTATCTGGCGTGGACGCCGCCGAAGTCGATCGGACTCGCCTTCCCGTCGTCCGCATTCG contains the following coding sequences:
- a CDS encoding discoidin domain-containing protein; translated protein: MGRMRRGAATIGLAIAAAALLAASTGCEGGRAEPAPRRAAYGTPIEGTRAAGEASEGCAAARAADNAGMSGAGAKAQLHGDEKRAMWCLDAAAGQAASLAFDLGSVQPLGEMWIWNYNEPQRTAYGLKEVAISLSVDGQTWTAWEGEGAPFVFAEASGAGAIAATNLEGGEPVRFGGALARYVRLEAHPEAGKGNRAADGTRTFGLSEVRFYRYAGEVTSGALIHPIDAVSSAPERDVTPPDAVVSHYGMSALRGADDTHDRRREGMWLATTPAGGGEEAAIVVDLGGTYPLGEMHVWNYNGGGEPGPEAGLKQVTIAYSIDKLNWTELRGEAGPYRLAKADGGDRLAATNADDGKASPIDFGGVHARYVRIAASGADGNWGAEAEDGSRRYGLSELRFFAGEGLAVEPAHDWTGLFSSYRGWTGADGVYSIPLDGRDAPGGAADGRTLFFFSDTFVGAADPIGRMRVQAGMVNNSMAALRGGEPDPASLSFLFAPKSADLSLFTPKTPNAPKGSWYWLQDGVTIDGSVYLFPLLMEKDPDGAPGFQFKTSGVHLIKLPLTEEGPLPEAQTQTETPLRYVYPDGGGEALYGAAILDLTEASGASNPDGYLYVYGYKNTPTTKRLLVARVRPESIEDFEAWRFWDGAGWSRNIADAAPLADGVSAELSVTETADGPFAGKYLLVVERDTLSHYVAYRVGDSPAGPFGPMTDVYYAPEPADFEGLDVITYNAKAHPHLSRPGELLISYNVNSTNWSAHTVDADIYRPRWVRLRSLAKEE